A genomic segment from Candidatus Acidiferrales bacterium encodes:
- a CDS encoding ABC transporter permease produces MHRIWAIIERDMRKFFRSPALMISSMIFPLMQLVILGNAFGGKIRHVEVAVVDEDRGAEARRVRELFAGIENNPRTFLPIYYASVDRAVGDLRSGKVHGVIYIPDGFSRRVGQQNRPRIGFIVDNTDNFLTSALQERMLQLTEALNKPEVDPRLVRQIQLQIVELYPYIEYMKYLLPGSISLAIFVVAMIAGGITFIDDKARGLHEGYLITPIKRSELVLGLILAGTIKGVMAGMVLTLIGSLLAGIPGIYDPVRLLYLLLVVGATSAALISFMFLLMVRVSDPLVPRAIFGVLNTLLFFPSGAIYPTQGFPTWLKWLSVADPFTYAVHALKNLLLKNTGFVGIYSDVGFLLLFSVIMAGASVLLFERQI; encoded by the coding sequence TTGCACCGCATCTGGGCCATCATTGAACGCGACATGCGGAAATTCTTCCGCAGCCCGGCCCTCATGATCAGCTCCATGATTTTTCCCCTCATGCAGCTCGTCATCCTGGGCAACGCCTTCGGGGGAAAGATCAGGCACGTCGAGGTCGCCGTCGTGGACGAAGATCGCGGCGCCGAGGCGCGGCGGGTGCGGGAGCTTTTTGCCGGCATCGAGAATAATCCGCGGACATTCCTGCCGATCTATTACGCGAGCGTCGATCGGGCTGTCGGCGACCTTCGCTCCGGCAAAGTCCACGGCGTGATCTATATCCCGGACGGTTTCTCCCGTCGCGTCGGCCAGCAAAACCGGCCGCGCATCGGCTTCATCGTGGACAACACGGACAATTTCCTGACCAGCGCCTTGCAGGAACGCATGCTTCAGCTCACCGAGGCGCTCAACAAACCCGAAGTCGATCCCCGGCTCGTCCGGCAAATCCAGCTCCAGATTGTCGAGCTCTACCCTTACATCGAATACATGAAGTATCTCTTGCCCGGCTCGATCTCGCTCGCCATTTTCGTGGTGGCGATGATCGCCGGCGGCATCACCTTCATTGACGACAAGGCGCGGGGGCTTCACGAGGGCTATCTCATCACACCCATCAAGCGCTCGGAGCTGGTGCTGGGCCTCATCCTGGCGGGCACCATCAAGGGAGTCATGGCCGGCATGGTCCTCACCCTGATCGGGTCGCTCCTTGCCGGCATTCCAGGAATCTATGATCCGGTGCGCTTGCTCTACCTGCTGCTGGTGGTCGGCGCAACCTCAGCCGCGCTCATCAGTTTCATGTTCCTTCTGATGGTGCGCGTCTCCGACCCGCTGGTGCCGCGAGCGATTTTCGGGGTTCTGAACACCCTGTTGTTTTTTCCAAGCGGCGCCATCTATCCCACTCAGGGTTTCCCCACCTGGCTGAAATGGCTTTCGGTGGCGGACCCCTTCACCTATGCCGTCCACGCCCTGAAAAACCTGCTTTTGAAGAATACCGGATTTGTCGGGATCTATTCCGATGTCGGCTTCCTGCTCCTGTTTTCTGTGATCATGGCAGGAGCTTCCGTTCTGCTTTTTGAGCGTCAAATCTAG
- a CDS encoding ATP-binding cassette domain-containing protein translates to MGAIEVERITKHFGNLVAVGDVSFSVAEGEMFGLLGPNGAGKTTLIRMLTTLVVPTSGTARVHGHDILKEPDGVRQCIGVIPQAITSDPELTAEENLLIHAKLYGVPAAQHKKLFSGLFELVDLVPFRHELVRNYSGGMRRRLEIARGLVHHPKILFLDEPTTGLDPASRLAVWEMILKMKEEQSLTILLTTHYMDEADRLCARVAIVDHGKLVVLDTPARLKASVPGTNILEAQFEGTPADWLEKLGRLEEVASVTARDGTFRISSHHGSKTVAALMDCARQHGVTVKSLSVQSTTLDDVFMHYTGRALRDEVKEGFGYDISHLYR, encoded by the coding sequence ATGGGCGCCATCGAAGTCGAACGCATCACCAAACATTTCGGCAATCTTGTGGCCGTGGGCGACGTCAGTTTCAGCGTGGCTGAGGGGGAAATGTTCGGATTGCTGGGTCCGAATGGCGCGGGGAAGACCACGCTGATTCGGATGCTGACGACGCTTGTGGTACCGACCTCCGGCACGGCGCGAGTGCACGGCCACGACATCCTCAAGGAGCCCGACGGGGTGCGCCAGTGCATTGGTGTCATCCCCCAGGCGATCACTTCCGACCCGGAACTAACCGCCGAAGAAAATCTTCTCATCCACGCGAAGCTCTACGGCGTGCCCGCCGCGCAGCACAAGAAACTCTTTTCCGGCCTGTTTGAGCTGGTCGATCTGGTCCCCTTTCGCCATGAGCTGGTGCGGAACTATTCCGGGGGCATGCGAAGGCGGCTGGAAATCGCCCGCGGCCTGGTGCACCATCCCAAGATCTTGTTCCTTGACGAGCCGACCACCGGGCTGGATCCGGCCTCGCGCCTCGCCGTCTGGGAGATGATCCTCAAGATGAAAGAAGAGCAATCGTTGACCATCCTGCTCACGACCCACTACATGGACGAAGCCGACCGGCTCTGCGCCCGCGTCGCCATTGTGGACCACGGCAAGCTAGTCGTCCTGGACACGCCGGCAAGGCTCAAGGCTTCGGTGCCGGGGACAAACATCCTGGAAGCGCAATTTGAGGGCACCCCCGCCGATTGGTTGGAAAAGCTCGGCCGGCTCGAGGAAGTGGCGAGCGTAACCGCCCGCGACGGGACGTTTCGCATCAGTTCGCACCACGGGAGCAAGACGGTTGCGGCGCTGATGGATTGCGCCCGCCAACACGGGGTTACCGTCAAGTCGCTTTCTGTCCAGAGCACCACCCTCGACGATGTCTTCATGCACTATACCGGCCGCGCCCTCCGCGACGAGGTCAAAGAAGGTTTTGGGTACGACATCAGCCATTTGTACCGGTAG